Proteins encoded by one window of Vibrio panuliri:
- a CDS encoding sigma-54-dependent transcriptional regulator: protein MNQTAMNATVKSKPTLLIIDDEVALTRSLQIALRCNDFDIEVAHSAEEGLCKAQLSRPNAVLLDLRLPDGEDLQPLQRLNTMLPDSAVLMMSAHGDIKIAVEAVKQGAKDFITKPFDITLLKNQLGQYFQNSAVNHQGLIGQTPMMEKLVSELALVAKSQARTILLLGESGTGKTAVAAEIHRQSALADRAFIELNCAALPESLLESELFGVEKGAFTGASKSRAGLIDVANGGTLFLDEVGELPLALQAKLLSFLESQRYRAVGSTTEKQANVRVIAATNCNLASAVEEGRFRADLYYRLNVMPLMLPSLSQRAQDIPLLLDHFAHQFAVDGAQIRFSTASIACLSAYRWPGNIRELKNLVERLSVLYSGTEIECDKLPSEFNTLQTASSSSGFYGANSEPLEVISSRLAGEEKAAILTALAESGGHKGNAAKLLNISRHALKRRLQKLGIEV, encoded by the coding sequence GTGAATCAAACTGCGATGAATGCGACGGTAAAAAGTAAACCAACGCTTTTGATTATTGATGATGAAGTTGCATTGACGCGTTCATTGCAAATTGCCTTGCGCTGCAATGACTTTGATATTGAAGTGGCACACAGTGCGGAAGAAGGGTTATGTAAGGCTCAACTCTCTCGTCCGAACGCGGTCTTGCTTGATCTCAGACTACCGGATGGCGAAGATTTACAGCCATTACAACGTTTAAACACTATGCTCCCAGATAGTGCAGTGTTAATGATGTCAGCCCACGGTGATATAAAAATCGCGGTAGAAGCGGTTAAGCAAGGCGCGAAGGATTTTATTACCAAGCCATTTGATATTACGCTACTCAAAAACCAACTTGGCCAATATTTCCAAAACTCTGCGGTCAATCACCAAGGTTTAATTGGTCAAACGCCAATGATGGAAAAGCTCGTCAGTGAGCTCGCGTTAGTCGCGAAAAGCCAAGCTCGTACCATTCTTCTTTTGGGTGAATCCGGTACGGGTAAAACGGCGGTTGCGGCGGAGATTCACCGCCAAAGTGCTTTGGCCGATAGAGCATTTATCGAGCTCAATTGCGCAGCGCTTCCAGAAAGTTTGCTTGAGTCTGAGCTGTTTGGCGTTGAAAAGGGCGCATTTACCGGAGCAAGCAAATCTCGTGCGGGACTGATCGATGTCGCGAATGGCGGAACGTTGTTTCTTGACGAGGTAGGAGAGCTTCCTCTCGCTCTGCAAGCTAAGCTCCTCTCGTTTCTCGAGAGTCAGCGTTATCGTGCTGTTGGTTCGACAACAGAGAAGCAAGCCAATGTCCGAGTGATTGCGGCGACCAACTGTAATCTGGCTAGCGCGGTAGAAGAAGGGCGTTTTCGCGCCGATCTATACTATCGCCTCAATGTGATGCCACTGATGCTCCCATCATTGTCGCAACGAGCGCAAGATATTCCGTTATTACTTGATCACTTCGCCCATCAGTTTGCGGTTGATGGCGCACAGATTCGTTTTTCAACCGCGAGTATCGCTTGCCTTAGTGCGTACCGTTGGCCGGGTAACATTCGAGAGCTCAAAAACTTAGTTGAACGGCTATCTGTGTTATACAGCGGAACGGAAATAGAGTGCGATAAGTTGCCGAGTGAGTTTAATACCCTGCAAACGGCGTCTTCGTCGTCAGGATTCTATGGCGCAAATAGTGAGCCTTTAGAAGTGATATCTTCTCGATTGGCAGGTGAAGAAAAAGCCGCGATTTTGACGGCACTTGCTGAAAGTGGCGGACACAAAGGCAATGCAGCCAAATTACTCAATATATCCCGTCATGCGTTAAAAAGGCGTTTGCAGAAACTCGGTATTGAAGTATGA
- a CDS encoding ABC transporter substrate-binding protein, which yields MRMLLVRFSVLIFTLLLSPILQAEVVLGATKQEADLEVGCLYPLTGPSALWGNDAVVALEMALEEVHREKDAPKLRVYVADTMGKQFRSREIATSFIHRGVDVLCGVVNSNIALEVSQLAKQHQILFLGAGHSTARLTEDQRHPWYFHLNNDASQSSDAGARYLRDVKAEMEWQTISYIGPDYEYGHQIWQTMMNSLQRHHVQYQVKDEFYSLLGETDYRLYIKALLADPPDVLVSGHWTRDLVIFLEQAARAGLLESTHFVNFDTGGGYFVLSRLGDTLPEGVVLSGRSHINWPETSANQTYINSFFERTQRFPTFIAQDAYTVIRVLDVGWRQAKPQTVSGLRNALPGLKVSLPEDPQGFQSYIDPDTHKIMQYQAIGTTQQTGGFAPATRMLGQWRAYPPLVP from the coding sequence ATGAGAATGTTGTTAGTGCGTTTTTCCGTACTCATTTTTACGCTGCTGCTCAGTCCCATATTACAAGCCGAAGTGGTTCTCGGCGCCACAAAACAAGAGGCTGATCTTGAAGTTGGCTGTCTTTATCCGCTAACAGGGCCATCAGCGTTATGGGGCAATGATGCTGTCGTGGCATTGGAAATGGCGCTAGAAGAAGTACATAGAGAGAAGGACGCGCCCAAGCTACGTGTTTATGTCGCAGATACCATGGGTAAGCAGTTCCGTTCACGAGAAATCGCGACCAGCTTTATTCATCGTGGTGTCGACGTGTTATGTGGTGTAGTGAATTCCAATATCGCTTTGGAAGTGTCACAACTGGCAAAGCAACATCAAATCTTATTTCTTGGTGCAGGGCATAGCACCGCTAGGCTCACCGAAGATCAACGACACCCTTGGTATTTTCATTTAAACAATGACGCATCGCAATCAAGTGATGCGGGAGCTAGATATCTACGTGATGTCAAAGCAGAGATGGAATGGCAGACCATCTCCTATATTGGTCCTGACTATGAGTATGGTCATCAGATATGGCAGACAATGATGAACAGTTTGCAGCGGCATCATGTGCAATATCAGGTTAAAGATGAGTTTTACAGCTTGCTGGGAGAGACCGATTACCGCCTTTACATCAAAGCGCTACTTGCCGACCCACCAGATGTGTTGGTGAGTGGTCATTGGACGCGAGATCTGGTTATTTTCCTTGAACAGGCCGCAAGAGCGGGATTGTTGGAGAGCACCCACTTTGTCAATTTCGACACCGGAGGCGGTTACTTCGTTCTGTCGCGATTGGGCGATACGCTGCCTGAAGGCGTCGTTCTTTCTGGGCGCTCACACATCAATTGGCCTGAAACTTCTGCCAACCAAACTTATATCAATTCATTCTTTGAACGTACTCAACGATTTCCTACTTTTATCGCTCAAGATGCGTATACCGTAATTCGGGTGCTGGATGTTGGCTGGCGACAAGCCAAACCGCAAACTGTGAGTGGGCTGCGTAATGCATTACCCGGCTTGAAAGTCTCGTTACCGGAAGACCCGCAAGGTTTCCAATCTTATATTGACCCAGATACCCATAAAATTATGCAGTATCAGGCCATTGGAACAACTCAGCAAACAGGCGGCTTTGCGCCCGCAACGCGTATGTTGGGGCAGTGGCGAGCTTATCCTCCCTTAGTGCCCTGA
- a CDS encoding solute carrier family 23 protein → MSVIKRSHGMEQPYWPAGPFKIRLPFIHYRWEMAETIQGMIMFVVGMAMIPLLEKYLGLPYDVALAYVVVCGIGFMLPNLLGVPMVPGWITPAIPVVLLFLGNFEPGPEAIRALVGLQLIVTAIFFILGITRLGSKLVDLFPDSIKAGILIGAGIAALSGEISEGGRLANTPVSLIIGFLVTAYVLFSLNFRDYVNKHKWAKVIAGYGMVPGTLVAMGVGWAVSEYPLPDIQFGVSTPAFGEMINYLPFTVGLPSLEMLWMAIPTALIAYVIAFGDIIVGKSLLDRVDHLRPDEVIEVNVDRVHLVTALRNLIHSFFAPYPGLAGPLFTGAMATIAERYRHGRSAMDSIYSGAGVFWIVGFIALFALPLITLFKPVLPIALSITLLITGYLCISVGVEQVRNATQMGVAGTMGVVLAVYGAGYGLLAGVALYFLIEYRRRDAEPMEVEEPIEVLED, encoded by the coding sequence ATGTCAGTCATCAAACGCTCTCATGGAATGGAGCAACCTTACTGGCCGGCAGGACCTTTTAAGATTCGCTTGCCGTTTATTCATTACCGCTGGGAAATGGCGGAAACCATCCAAGGCATGATCATGTTTGTGGTCGGGATGGCGATGATTCCGCTACTAGAAAAATACTTAGGACTTCCCTATGACGTTGCACTGGCGTATGTCGTAGTCTGTGGTATTGGCTTTATGCTTCCCAACCTACTTGGGGTGCCGATGGTGCCAGGTTGGATAACACCAGCCATTCCGGTGGTATTGTTGTTTCTCGGAAATTTTGAGCCTGGTCCCGAAGCGATTCGTGCCTTGGTGGGTTTGCAACTGATTGTAACCGCTATCTTCTTTATTCTCGGTATTACCCGTTTAGGCAGCAAGTTGGTGGATCTTTTTCCTGATTCTATCAAAGCGGGAATTTTGATTGGTGCAGGGATTGCCGCACTCAGTGGTGAAATCAGTGAAGGCGGGCGTTTAGCCAATACGCCTGTTTCACTGATCATCGGCTTTTTGGTTACCGCTTACGTGCTGTTTTCACTTAATTTCCGTGACTACGTAAACAAGCACAAATGGGCAAAGGTGATTGCTGGTTATGGCATGGTGCCGGGAACTCTTGTGGCGATGGGCGTAGGCTGGGCGGTGAGTGAATATCCATTGCCTGATATCCAGTTTGGTGTCTCAACGCCAGCTTTTGGCGAAATGATTAACTATCTACCATTTACAGTCGGTCTACCAAGTTTAGAGATGCTGTGGATGGCGATTCCTACCGCCTTAATTGCTTATGTGATTGCTTTTGGTGACATCATCGTGGGTAAGAGTTTGCTTGATCGTGTTGACCACCTTCGTCCAGATGAAGTGATTGAGGTAAACGTTGACCGAGTGCACTTGGTGACCGCTCTTCGCAACTTGATCCATTCGTTTTTTGCCCCTTATCCCGGTCTTGCGGGTCCTTTGTTTACTGGTGCTATGGCGACGATTGCAGAGCGTTATCGTCATGGTCGTAGCGCGATGGACAGCATCTACAGTGGGGCTGGCGTTTTCTGGATTGTTGGCTTTATCGCACTGTTCGCGTTGCCGCTCATTACGCTGTTTAAACCGGTTTTGCCAATTGCGCTTTCCATCACGCTACTGATTACTGGTTACTTGTGTATTTCAGTCGGGGTTGAGCAGGTGCGCAATGCCACCCAAATGGGCGTTGCAGGTACGATGGGCGTGGTTCTCGCCGTCTACGGTGCTGGTTATGGTCTATTAGCTGGTGTGGCGCTGTACTTCTTAATTGAGTATCGCCGCAGAGATGCTGAGCCGATGGAGGTCGAAGAGCCGATAGAAGTGCTCGAAGACTGA
- a CDS encoding acyl-CoA synthetase — MSKHNIYHIGLEKTPANYESLSPLSFLERAAAVYPTYTATVHGDIHKTWRETEVRCRKLASALQKQGIGEGDTVSVIAPNLPELFEMHFGVPMSGAVLNAINTRLDADAIAFIFQHAESKVVIVDKEFTEVVKKALKMIAHRPLVIAIDDPLYTEGELISELTYEEFILDGDPEFQYWPPSDEWQAISLNYTSGTTGNPKGVVYHHRGAHLNAVSNIMSWDMGSHPVYLWTLPMFHCNGWCFPWTIAASAGVSVSLRHVRADAIFNSIKQNQVTHFCAAPIVLNMMNNADVDLKADIHHQIKAMTAGAAPPASVIEGMEALGIEVTHVYGLTETFGPCVVCDWQRDWDDLNNTERARMKARQGVRAPMQGQLMVANPITMQPVAKNGEEMGEIFLRGNIVMKGYLKNPSTSDEAMAEGWFHTGDLAVWHSDNYIEIKDRSKDIIISGGENISSIEIEDVLYRHEYVEEVAVIAMADEKWGEVPCAFVKTKDDVELTQQELIAFCRSQMAHFKVPKKFIFTALPKTSTGKVQKYVLRGRVNE; from the coding sequence ATGAGTAAACATAATATCTATCATATTGGCTTAGAGAAAACGCCGGCTAACTATGAAAGCTTGAGCCCATTGAGCTTTTTAGAGCGCGCAGCCGCGGTTTACCCTACTTATACTGCGACCGTGCATGGTGACATTCATAAAACGTGGCGAGAAACCGAAGTTCGTTGCCGGAAACTTGCATCTGCTCTTCAAAAGCAAGGGATCGGAGAGGGGGATACGGTTTCAGTGATTGCTCCCAACCTACCAGAACTCTTTGAAATGCATTTTGGCGTGCCTATGTCTGGTGCGGTGTTAAATGCGATCAATACCCGATTGGATGCTGATGCGATTGCATTTATCTTTCAACATGCAGAAAGCAAAGTGGTGATTGTAGACAAAGAGTTTACAGAGGTGGTTAAGAAGGCGTTAAAGATGATCGCCCACCGTCCGCTAGTGATTGCCATTGATGACCCGCTCTACACGGAAGGCGAGCTGATCAGTGAGTTGACTTACGAAGAGTTTATTCTTGATGGTGACCCAGAGTTTCAATACTGGCCGCCAAGTGATGAGTGGCAGGCGATATCACTGAATTATACCTCAGGTACGACAGGCAACCCGAAAGGGGTGGTTTACCATCACCGTGGCGCACATTTAAACGCGGTCAGCAATATTATGTCGTGGGATATGGGGTCACACCCAGTCTACCTTTGGACGCTGCCAATGTTTCATTGTAATGGTTGGTGTTTTCCATGGACGATTGCCGCTTCGGCGGGGGTGAGTGTCAGTCTGCGCCATGTGCGCGCTGATGCGATATTTAACTCGATTAAGCAAAACCAAGTGACCCATTTTTGCGCAGCTCCGATTGTGCTCAATATGATGAACAATGCTGATGTGGATCTGAAGGCGGATATTCATCATCAAATCAAGGCAATGACAGCAGGCGCTGCGCCACCTGCTTCTGTGATAGAAGGGATGGAAGCTCTGGGTATCGAAGTGACTCATGTGTATGGATTAACAGAGACATTTGGGCCTTGTGTGGTGTGTGATTGGCAGCGTGACTGGGATGATCTCAACAATACTGAGCGGGCGCGTATGAAAGCGCGACAAGGTGTACGAGCGCCAATGCAAGGTCAGTTGATGGTAGCGAATCCAATTACCATGCAACCCGTAGCGAAGAACGGTGAGGAGATGGGGGAAATCTTCTTACGTGGCAATATTGTCATGAAAGGCTACCTAAAAAACCCGAGTACTTCTGATGAAGCGATGGCGGAAGGCTGGTTTCATACTGGTGACTTAGCGGTGTGGCATTCAGACAATTACATTGAAATCAAAGACCGTTCAAAAGACATCATCATTTCAGGTGGAGAAAACATCTCCAGCATTGAAATTGAAGATGTATTGTATCGCCACGAGTATGTGGAAGAAGTGGCGGTCATTGCCATGGCTGATGAAAAGTGGGGCGAAGTGCCTTGTGCCTTTGTGAAAACCAAAGATGATGTTGAGCTGACCCAACAAGAATTGATTGCGTTTTGTCGTAGCCAGATGGCGCACTTCAAAGTACCGAAAAAGTTCATCTTTACCGCGCTACCGAAAACCTCGACAGGGAAAGTACAGAAATACGTATTGCGAGGTCGAGTGAATGAGTAA
- a CDS encoding FtsK/SpoIIIE domain-containing protein codes for MNKLIQNLTSSKIKHTFDQADLYPKIESNIDEHAQVQSALLSRAEQVLSDEIDSQKQQLEDAKQTIKQAVSWLSEVDAPELKNQTWPEFPFNTQYIPNELVIGFQKLSIDNQTFKLPVTVPFMSGDDTYYYPADADSLEWTQDALHTIIMRLSVMLPYGAQFCLLDPAKMGENFPYIKQLPFKRPLTNDISRTLEEVLDDIKRIKQNYLDNRTRRLINVDPEIRGNEKFEFIVASNFPKGYDRRSIELLAQIANTGSVAGKYVILQHNQDLELPNGASMEWFESLKNIRSGDNHITAIPELETYMIGSEAICDETINTILDCVAKAKPKENKLEFTDVTDTNPENWWKGDTGHEIRVAVGGTGAKKDDLELWFGESNGRQICAHGMLGAMTGAGKSNLYHAFIMGLACRYSPDELQLYLIDGKQGVEFKCYPTLPHAKVVSLNTSPDLSRSVLGELVEEMIRRNEMFKREGFENLRDYRKETQKPLPRILLVVDEYQTLFEDDRDGLGSDLMEKLATQGRSAGIHMLVGSQRFGASGMQNQQSIFGNIHLRIGMQMSEADVTALQEFGPNGKRLLRACKEAGQVVINDSAANDDKNRAGRVTYLSDKLRLDLIKQLAEKWQHKQGLANLHHSILLDGSGQPNLSENPQLEQLFSTYSAHPSQQEWVEFANLPEHQQGLGEKEWYPVEKPANFWLGREMNIHGQANVVVRRRTNEHLLFVGESNEARSGMLSYWLGQLPINHAAGEYQLYLLERAIKGSPWHGIMSRAIDTCGLTDVHYRESVSEFASDLDHVKAEFERRKSMDEEQMLAQPTIYIVVNEAQRATELQQQAGRYGVKEHGELGAVISELLEQGAEYGIHIVMSFDNVRAVTKVFDRRDIDLFKHKVVLQMSEDDSFCVIKSRHAALLQQTTRVPVYALYANASQNYPVKFKPYCYRDVEDHEKELEQLNNYLQSWSH; via the coding sequence ATGAATAAATTAATCCAAAACCTAACCAGCAGCAAAATCAAACATACTTTTGATCAAGCTGATTTATACCCAAAAATCGAAAGCAACATCGATGAACATGCCCAAGTACAAAGTGCGTTACTAAGCCGTGCTGAGCAGGTGTTGAGTGACGAAATTGATTCGCAAAAACAGCAGTTGGAAGACGCAAAGCAGACGATTAAACAAGCCGTTTCATGGCTGTCAGAGGTCGATGCGCCAGAACTGAAAAATCAAACATGGCCAGAATTCCCTTTTAATACCCAATATATTCCTAACGAGCTAGTGATTGGTTTTCAGAAGTTATCTATTGATAACCAAACCTTCAAGCTGCCTGTCACTGTGCCATTTATGTCGGGTGATGATACTTATTACTACCCAGCAGATGCAGACAGCTTAGAGTGGACGCAAGACGCTCTACACACCATCATTATGCGTCTGAGCGTAATGTTACCTTATGGTGCGCAGTTCTGTTTGCTTGATCCGGCGAAAATGGGTGAGAACTTCCCTTATATCAAACAACTGCCGTTTAAGCGTCCGTTAACCAATGATATTTCGCGTACTTTGGAAGAAGTATTAGACGATATCAAACGTATCAAGCAAAACTACCTGGATAACCGTACGCGTCGTTTAATTAATGTTGATCCAGAAATCCGTGGTAACGAGAAGTTTGAATTTATTGTCGCTTCTAACTTCCCGAAAGGTTACGACCGTCGTTCTATCGAACTGTTGGCGCAAATCGCCAATACAGGTTCTGTTGCGGGCAAATATGTGATCTTGCAACATAACCAAGATCTTGAGCTGCCAAATGGCGCTTCAATGGAATGGTTCGAGTCACTGAAAAACATCCGCTCAGGGGACAATCATATTACGGCGATCCCTGAGCTTGAAACCTACATGATTGGTTCTGAAGCGATCTGTGATGAGACCATCAACACTATTTTAGATTGTGTCGCCAAAGCGAAACCGAAAGAGAACAAGCTTGAGTTCACGGATGTAACTGACACCAACCCAGAAAACTGGTGGAAAGGTGATACAGGCCATGAAATCCGTGTTGCGGTTGGTGGTACTGGTGCTAAGAAAGATGATCTTGAACTGTGGTTTGGTGAAAGTAATGGTCGCCAAATCTGTGCGCACGGTATGTTGGGTGCGATGACAGGTGCTGGTAAATCAAATCTTTACCATGCCTTTATTATGGGTCTGGCATGTCGCTACAGCCCTGACGAACTGCAACTGTATCTTATTGACGGCAAACAAGGCGTTGAATTTAAGTGCTACCCAACGCTACCCCACGCGAAAGTGGTCTCATTGAACACATCACCAGATTTGTCGCGTAGTGTGTTAGGTGAGCTGGTGGAAGAGATGATCCGCCGTAACGAAATGTTCAAACGCGAAGGTTTCGAAAACCTGCGAGATTACCGCAAAGAGACTCAAAAGCCGCTACCGCGTATCCTTTTGGTTGTGGATGAGTACCAAACTCTGTTTGAAGATGACCGTGATGGTCTAGGTTCTGACCTAATGGAAAAACTGGCTACACAAGGTCGTAGTGCTGGTATCCATATGTTGGTCGGTTCACAGCGCTTTGGTGCTTCAGGCATGCAAAACCAGCAGAGTATCTTCGGTAACATTCACTTGCGTATCGGTATGCAGATGAGTGAAGCGGACGTCACGGCACTGCAAGAGTTTGGGCCAAACGGCAAACGTCTTCTACGTGCGTGTAAAGAAGCGGGCCAAGTGGTAATCAATGACTCTGCGGCGAATGATGATAAAAACCGTGCAGGCCGAGTAACTTATCTATCAGATAAGCTACGTCTTGACTTGATCAAGCAACTTGCTGAGAAATGGCAACATAAGCAAGGTCTTGCGAATCTGCATCACTCAATTTTGCTTGATGGGTCAGGCCAACCAAACTTAAGCGAAAACCCTCAGTTAGAGCAGCTATTTAGTACCTACTCAGCGCACCCTTCTCAACAAGAGTGGGTGGAGTTTGCTAACTTACCTGAGCATCAACAAGGCTTGGGTGAGAAAGAGTGGTATCCAGTTGAGAAACCAGCCAACTTCTGGTTGGGACGTGAAATGAACATTCATGGACAAGCGAACGTTGTTGTCCGTCGTCGTACCAATGAACATCTGCTGTTTGTTGGTGAGTCAAATGAGGCGCGCTCAGGTATGCTGAGCTACTGGTTGGGACAACTGCCGATTAACCATGCTGCGGGTGAGTACCAATTGTACTTACTAGAGCGTGCAATCAAAGGTTCTCCATGGCATGGCATTATGAGCCGAGCGATCGATACTTGTGGTTTAACCGACGTACATTACCGCGAGAGTGTCAGTGAGTTTGCCAGCGACTTAGACCACGTTAAGGCGGAGTTTGAGCGTCGTAAATCAATGGATGAAGAGCAAATGCTGGCTCAACCAACCATCTACATTGTGGTGAATGAAGCGCAACGTGCGACAGAGCTTCAGCAGCAAGCAGGCCGTTACGGCGTGAAAGAGCATGGCGAGTTAGGTGCGGTCATTTCAGAGTTGCTAGAGCAAGGTGCAGAGTATGGCATTCATATTGTGATGAGCTTTGACAATGTTCGTGCGGTGACGAAAGTGTTCGATCGCCGTGATATCGACTTGTTCAAACACAAAGTGGTGTTGCAAATGTCAGAAGATGACAGTTTCTGCGTGATCAAGTCACGTCATGCGGCACTGCTACAGCAAACAACTCGCGTACCGGTTTACGCGCTGTATGCCAACGCATCGCAAAACTACCCAGTCAAGTTCAAACCATACTGCTACCGCGATGTAGAAGATCATGAGAAAGAGCTTGAGCAGTTAAACAACTACCTGCAGTCATGGAGCCACTAA
- a CDS encoding efflux RND transporter periplasmic adaptor subunit → MQPRWLIAQLEEFSFLSQSQSALSDEVRKVLGLTESHGAEHTNRLDNDVHRFTALYEQLMDEQRDRWDSHERRYQQTVRTLDERDQELTQAQSELEETKNHQDFWQNQLTRARNWKSRARTRLDSAERELRSAEQRTLSAEQDYRSAKANYDYASSQTIRVYVGKDSRGNAQYEYRPNPATAERHAMNAAHGRLQTAREEERRAKSEYKAARNEYKEACDQVNGSMSAVSDMEVATKHSYSALSSAEDAKTNTLNAKYSLDEERRILEQMDDTLKSIESCVNSQQNCQRELHQHNSMALTTLRNNEQIQEDLVYEIYKIRYALENKANLLAAFDAPVFLG, encoded by the coding sequence ATGCAACCTAGATGGTTAATTGCACAGCTTGAAGAATTTTCTTTCTTGTCGCAGTCTCAAAGTGCGCTGAGTGATGAAGTACGAAAAGTACTGGGTTTGACTGAAAGCCACGGGGCTGAGCATACCAATCGCCTTGATAATGATGTTCATCGATTTACTGCGCTTTATGAGCAATTGATGGATGAGCAAAGAGACCGTTGGGATAGCCATGAGCGAAGATATCAGCAGACTGTACGCACTCTTGATGAGCGAGATCAGGAGTTAACACAGGCGCAATCAGAGCTAGAAGAGACGAAAAATCATCAGGATTTTTGGCAAAACCAACTGACTCGTGCCCGCAATTGGAAGTCGCGTGCGCGAACTCGGCTTGATAGTGCAGAGCGAGAACTAAGATCGGCGGAGCAACGTACCTTGAGTGCTGAGCAAGACTATCGTTCTGCGAAGGCCAATTATGACTACGCAAGTTCGCAGACGATTCGAGTTTATGTCGGCAAAGATAGTCGCGGCAACGCACAGTACGAGTATCGTCCTAATCCTGCCACAGCCGAGCGTCATGCGATGAATGCCGCGCATGGTCGTTTGCAAACTGCGCGAGAAGAAGAGCGTCGGGCAAAATCGGAATATAAAGCGGCTCGCAATGAGTACAAAGAGGCTTGTGATCAAGTGAATGGGAGTATGTCTGCGGTGTCCGATATGGAAGTGGCAACCAAGCATTCTTACTCAGCACTTTCGAGTGCGGAAGATGCCAAAACCAATACACTTAATGCCAAATATAGCTTGGATGAAGAACGTCGAATTTTAGAGCAAATGGACGACACTCTAAAAAGTATTGAAAGCTGCGTAAACAGCCAACAAAACTGTCAACGTGAACTTCATCAACATAACTCCATGGCACTAACGACTTTACGTAACAACGAGCAAATTCAAGAAGATTTGGTCTATGAAATCTATAAGATTCGTTATGCACTTGAGAACAAAGCGAATTTGCTAGCCGCATTTGATGCGCCCGTGTTTTTAGGATAA
- a CDS encoding TRAP transporter large permease — protein sequence MALSLIMIMLALLVLGFPMMIPLITAALTGFYMTFGGVGQMDTFIQQLLGGIRPASLIAVPMFILAADIMTRGQSAARLIDMVMAFIGHVKGGLAISTATSCTLFGAVSGSTQATVVAVGSALRPKLLRAGYSDSFSLALIINASDIAFLIPPSIGMIIYGVISETSIAELFIAGIGPGLLILFLFSLYCLYYATVTNVPTEPKASWRERFHATRRALWPLMFPVIIVGGIYGGVFSPTEAAAVCVLYALLLEFVIFRSLTKHDLFTIARSTGLITAVVFILVGVGNGFSWIISFAQIPQTILDAVGISEIGPLGVLTAISIAFFVACMFVDPIVVILVLTPIFAPAIEATNLDPVHVGIVITLQVAIGSATPPFGCDIFTAIAIFRKPYWQVIRGTGPFIAILLLSATLLIFFPDIALFLRDITFD from the coding sequence ATGGCTCTCAGTTTAATTATGATCATGCTTGCCTTGCTGGTGCTTGGCTTTCCAATGATGATTCCCCTAATAACCGCCGCACTCACTGGGTTTTACATGACCTTTGGTGGGGTTGGTCAAATGGACACCTTTATCCAACAATTACTTGGCGGCATTCGCCCTGCATCATTGATTGCAGTACCGATGTTTATCTTAGCCGCAGATATTATGACCCGAGGACAATCAGCAGCCCGACTGATTGATATGGTTATGGCCTTTATTGGACACGTAAAAGGAGGCTTAGCCATCAGCACCGCCACCTCATGTACGTTGTTCGGTGCGGTATCGGGCTCAACCCAAGCTACGGTGGTTGCGGTCGGTTCAGCCCTAAGACCCAAACTACTGCGCGCAGGCTATAGCGACTCGTTTTCTCTGGCGCTAATTATCAACGCCAGTGATATCGCCTTTTTGATTCCCCCTAGCATTGGAATGATTATCTACGGCGTTATCTCTGAAACCTCAATTGCTGAGTTGTTTATCGCCGGCATTGGACCGGGCTTATTGATCTTATTCCTTTTTTCTCTTTACTGCCTTTACTACGCAACCGTGACTAACGTTCCAACTGAACCTAAAGCAAGTTGGCGTGAACGTTTTCATGCGACACGTCGTGCTCTATGGCCTTTAATGTTCCCCGTTATCATCGTGGGTGGCATTTATGGTGGTGTGTTTAGCCCAACCGAAGCGGCCGCCGTATGCGTGCTCTACGCACTGTTACTTGAGTTTGTTATTTTCCGTTCGCTCACCAAACATGATCTCTTTACCATTGCTCGTTCAACTGGGCTTATTACCGCCGTGGTATTTATATTGGTCGGTGTCGGGAACGGTTTCTCATGGATTATCTCTTTTGCACAAATACCACAAACGATTCTTGATGCGGTAGGGATCAGTGAGATTGGACCTTTGGGCGTATTGACGGCGATATCCATTGCTTTTTTTGTCGCGTGTATGTTTGTCGACCCCATCGTGGTCATACTGGTACTGACGCCTATTTTTGCCCCAGCGATCGAAGCAACTAATCTCGACCCAGTTCATGTGGGTATCGTGATCACCTTGCAAGTCGCCATTGGGTCAGCAACCCCGCCTTTCGGCTGCGATATCTTTACTGCTATCGCCATTTTCAGAAAGCCTTACTGGCAAGTTATTCGCGGAACGGGCCCGTTTATCGCAATCTTATTGCTGTCCGCGACACTGCTGATATTTTTCCCAGATATTGCGCTCTTTCTTCGAGATATAACGTTTGATTAA